From the genome of Sphingobacteriales bacterium:
TCTTGCCCCACCACGCGCTTGTGCAATTCGGCTTCGAGTGTCAATAATTTTTCGCGCTCGCTCTGCAACATGCGCGTCACCGGAATATGTGTCCATTTGGCGACAATTTCGGCGATGTTTTCGGCATTTACTTCTTCTTTTACCAACCGCTGATTTTCTTCGTCTGCCAATTGATCTTGCAGTTCCACCACTTTGTTTTCGGCTTCTTTGATGCGCCCGTAGCGCAATTCCGCCACACGTCCGTAGTTACCTTCGCGCTCCAATTGTTCGGCTTGAAATTTATAATCTTCTATTTTTCTTTTTTCGGCTTGTATGGCTTCTATAATTTCGCGCTCGGCTTTCCATTTTGCCAAAAAAGTATCTCGTTTTTCGCTCAGGTCGGCAATTTGGGCAGCGATGCGCTCCACTTTTTCGTCATTGTTTTCGCGTTTGAGGGCTTCGCGCTCAATTTCCAACTGTGTAATTTTGCGGTTGAGTTCGTCCAATTCTTCGGGTACGGAGTTCATCTCCAAACGGAGTTTGGCGGCAGCTTCATCAATGAGGTCAATGGCTTTATCGGGCAGTTGGCGGTCGCTGATGTAGCGGTCGCTGAGTTCTACGGCAGCGATGATGGCTTCGTCTTTGATGCGCACTTTGTGGTGGTTTTCGTAGCGTTCTTTCAGCCCACGCAAAATAGAAATGGCATCTTCAACGGTAGGCTCATCAATGATAACCTTTTGAAAACGGCGTTCTAAGGCTTTATCTTTTTCTATATATTTTTGATACTCGTCCAATGTAGTAGCACCGATAGCACGCAAGTCGCCGCGTGCCAGAGCGGGTTTGAGGATATTGGCGGCATCCATAGCACCTTCGGCAGCACCTGCGCCCACCAGTGTATGAATTTCATCAATAAACAAAATAAATTCGCCCTCGGAGGCAGTAATTTCTTTGACCACTCCTTTGAGGCGTTCTTCAAAATCGCCGCGATATTTTGCGCCTGCCATCAGTGCGCCCATATCTAAGGCAAAGATGCTTTTGGTTTTCAGGTTTTCGGGTACATCGCCGGTGACAATGCGGTGGGCGATGCCTTCGGCAATGGCGGTTTTTCCTACACCCGGTTCACCGACCAAAATGGGATTGTTTTTGGTGCGGCGGCTCAGAATATGGAGCACACGGCGTATTTCTTCATCGCGCCCGATGACGGGGTCGAGCTTGCCGCTACGGGCGAGGTCGTTGAGGTTGCGGGCGTATTTTTCTAAGGTTTGGTAGCGGTTTTCGGCGTTGGCATCGCTCACTTTTTCGCCTTTTCGCAGTTCGGCAATGGCTTTCTGAACGGCGGCGGTGCTTAATCCGGCATCTTTGAGCAAACGCGACACGGGGTCATCGCTCTCCAAAATAGCCAGCAGCAAATGCTCTACACTCACAAACTCGTCGCCCATTGTTTTGGCGATTTGCTGGGCTTGCAGCAAAGCGCGATTGGCGGCGTTGGATAAATATTGTTGAGTGCCTCCCTGCACACGCGGAACAGACTCTAATTGTTTGCCGATGATTTCGTTGATGCGGGCGGCGTTGATGCCCACTTTTTTGAAAATATACGCCAATACCGCTTCATCTTCATCTAAAAGAGCTTTAGCGATATGTGCCACTTCTATGCTGGAATGTTGAAGATTAAAAGCCAAAGACTGTGCAGCAGCTATGGCTTCTTGTGCTTTAATGGTGAATTTATTGAGGTTCATATATATTGAGGAGTTGATTTTTTAGTTATTGATTGAATCTATCATCAAACATATATCAAAATACATACCGCCCCCAAAATAGCGACAAAACGACTGTTCTTTAATAAAGAGAACTGCAAAAATGACAGTTTTGTTCCAAATTTGGCAAAATTGCTGCGATTCTACTTAAAATCATAAAAACCGCTAAAAATGATTTTAACGGCTTTTTATGAACGATTTTTGTTTTTACTGCTATACTTTCAAACAAAAACTTTTGAGGGTTTGAGCCGATGCGTGCTGCTGAAAATACAGACCGACAACAAAAAAACAGAAATATAGTAGAGTGTGTTTCATGGTGTTTTGAATATGGGGGGTTAAAATTGTAAAATATAATAAATTAATTAAAAAAATTCATATTATTATCAGCGCAATAAGGTGACATTGCCGCCGTCTTGAATATTCGGATTTGCAGTGCTGCCCTCCAAGCGATAGCTGATACGATATACATATACACCCACCGGTTGCGGCTTGCCTCCATAAGTGCCGTCCCAAACGGCGGCGGGGTCGCTGCTTTCAAATACTTTTTCGCCATAGCGGTTGTATATCGCCAAATGGTATTGGCTTATCCACTCGCTCAGGCTCGCCTTGAACAGTGTGCCGAAGGTGTCGTTGTAGCCATCGCCGTTGGGCGAAAAACCCGTAGGCAGAAAATGCCCCCCGCAAGGCTCAAAAGTAAGGTGATAGGCGGTGATGCGGTCGCAAGCGGTAGCCAAGCGCAGGGTATCGTAGTAGATGCCGCTTTCGGTGTAGCTCCGATTGCCGATGCGCACCACAGAATCGCTGCAAACGCGCCAATGCTGCGGGTCGGTGTATTCAAATACATTTTCGTAAGAGATGGAGTCTATCTCTACATTATAAAGATGTTCTCCTTGCGCACTAAATCCGAAAGCACCCGCTTCGCGCAGCGAGCTGTCTGCTACATAGAGGAGTTCTTCGCCATCGAAGGTCAGGCGGATACCCCAGTCGCAACTGCGTTGCAGTTCTATATCGTACCAAATATCTTCTTTATATGCCCAACTGAGCGATTGCAACAGCGTGGTGTCGCCGTTAACTACCTTATGCAGAGCAATGTTTTGCTTGTCGGCAAATAGGAGCGTATCGTACAAGCCCCCTACATAAAAATCAAAATGAATGAAATAAAAATTATCCCAATCAATATGTTGAAAAATGAGGCTGCTGCGATTGAGAACATAATTTTCTGTATTAAATGCAGCACTGTATTTATATTGGATAGTGCCGAAATTGCTCTTGTTTTTGCTGAGGCAATATGCCAATTCCGGATCGGCATCTAAATAAATAGGTAAGTAAATAAGTTCTCTACCTTCAGAAACTGTTGAAGAACCAGAGAAAACATGTTTCATCTCCTCCCAAAAATTTCCTTCAAATTCTTCGGGTACATTGGGGTCATAGTTGCTGGCATAATCGGCTTCTACTTGGGCGTGCAGGGGCGGTGGCACAAAAAGCAGCAGATAAAGCAACAAAAATTTTAATAAGTAGTACATTGTATTGTTTTTATTGGTAGAAAATTACAAACAATCACAGTTTTTGGAAATGACATATCCTGTTGCACCGCCGTTGTAAAAAATAATTTCTTTAACTTTTGCCTCAGCTGATTCCTTGTAGGGGCAGAGGGTGAAAACAAGTATTTTGTTTTTGCAATATTTTTTCTGCATCACTACAGTACACCACATCGCAATCCATCTTTTTATAAGCAACTACTTTTTTA
Proteins encoded in this window:
- the clpB gene encoding ATP-dependent chaperone ClpB, with amino-acid sequence MNLNKFTIKAQEAIAAAQSLAFNLQHSSIEVAHIAKALLDEDEAVLAYIFKKVGINAARINEIIGKQLESVPRVQGGTQQYLSNAANRALLQAQQIAKTMGDEFVSVEHLLLAILESDDPVSRLLKDAGLSTAAVQKAIAELRKGEKVSDANAENRYQTLEKYARNLNDLARSGKLDPVIGRDEEIRRVLHILSRRTKNNPILVGEPGVGKTAIAEGIAHRIVTGDVPENLKTKSIFALDMGALMAGAKYRGDFEERLKGVVKEITASEGEFILFIDEIHTLVGAGAAEGAMDAANILKPALARGDLRAIGATTLDEYQKYIEKDKALERRFQKVIIDEPTVEDAISILRGLKERYENHHKVRIKDEAIIAAVELSDRYISDRQLPDKAIDLIDEAAAKLRLEMNSVPEELDELNRKITQLEIEREALKRENNDEKVERIAAQIADLSEKRDTFLAKWKAEREIIEAIQAEKRKIEDYKFQAEQLEREGNYGRVAELRYGRIKEAENKVVELQDQLADEENQRLVKEEVNAENIAEIVAKWTHIPVTRMLQSEREKLLTLEAELHKRVVGQDAAISAVSDAIRRSRAGLQDPRKPIGSFIFLGSTGVGKTELAKALAEFLFNDEQALIRIDMSEYQEKHSVSRLVGAPPGYVGYDEGGQLTEAVRRKPYSVVLLDEIEKAHPDTFNVLLQVLDDGRLTDNKGRTVNFKNTIIIMTSNLGAHLIQENFSKIDEEKDNLAAIVESTRVEVMELLKKSIRPEFLNRIDEILMFQPLLRSEMQQIVAIQMQGLKKIMLQNGLNLHYTPEVITWLAQYGYDPQFGARPLKRLIQKEIVNVLSKKIIGGEFGKNTRIVIDIQQDELIFKSEEA
- a CDS encoding gliding motility-associated C-terminal domain-containing protein is translated as MYYLLKFLLLYLLLFVPPPLHAQVEADYASNYDPNVPEEFEGNFWEEMKHVFSGSSTVSEGRELIYLPIYLDADPELAYCLSKNKSNFGTIQYKYSAAFNTENYVLNRSSLIFQHIDWDNFYFIHFDFYVGGLYDTLLFADKQNIALHKVVNGDTTLLQSLSWAYKEDIWYDIELQRSCDWGIRLTFDGEELLYVADSSLREAGAFGFSAQGEHLYNVEIDSISYENVFEYTDPQHWRVCSDSVVRIGNRSYTESGIYYDTLRLATACDRITAYHLTFEPCGGHFLPTGFSPNGDGYNDTFGTLFKASLSEWISQYHLAIYNRYGEKVFESSDPAAVWDGTYGGKPQPVGVYVYRISYRLEGSTANPNIQDGGNVTLLR